Proteins from a single region of Streptomyces sp. TN58:
- a CDS encoding ABC transporter ATP-binding protein, whose translation MTDKTTGGDVRLSGISKHYGTFTAVHPLDLTIPQGSFFALLGASGCGKTTTLRMIAGLEEPSTGTVHLGDRDVTHLPPYKRPVNTVFQSYALFPHLTIFENIAFGLRRRGIKSVRKQVDDMLDLVQLGQFAQRKPHQLSGGQQQRVAVARALINHPQVLLLDEPLGALDLKLRRQMQLELKRIQTEVGITFVHVTHDQEEAMTMADTVAVMNGGRVEQLGAPAELYENPRTTFVANFLGTSNLIQTSVESAGTDVVVTASGATLRLPAARCSTTPRAGGHLLVGVRPEKISLVPAEEGQAVATGRNKITGRIAASSFIGVSTQFVIDSPVCAELEVYVQNVERDARLVPGAEVVLHWNPEHTFGLDAAQDMDAGIETVEESA comes from the coding sequence ATGACCGACAAGACCACGGGAGGCGACGTCCGCCTCTCCGGGATCAGCAAGCACTACGGCACCTTCACCGCCGTGCACCCGCTGGACCTGACCATCCCCCAGGGCTCCTTCTTCGCCCTCCTCGGCGCCTCCGGCTGCGGCAAGACCACCACCCTGCGCATGATCGCCGGACTGGAGGAGCCCTCCACCGGCACGGTCCACCTCGGCGACCGGGACGTCACCCACCTGCCGCCGTACAAGCGCCCGGTCAACACCGTCTTCCAGAGCTACGCGCTCTTCCCGCACCTGACCATCTTCGAGAACATAGCCTTCGGCCTGCGCCGACGCGGCATCAAGTCGGTCAGGAAGCAGGTCGACGACATGCTGGACCTGGTCCAGCTCGGCCAGTTCGCCCAGCGCAAGCCCCACCAGCTCTCCGGCGGCCAGCAGCAGCGCGTCGCCGTCGCCCGCGCCCTGATCAACCACCCGCAGGTGCTCCTCCTCGACGAGCCGCTCGGCGCCCTCGACCTCAAGCTGCGCCGCCAGATGCAGCTGGAGCTCAAGCGGATCCAGACCGAGGTCGGCATCACCTTCGTGCACGTCACGCACGACCAGGAAGAGGCCATGACCATGGCCGACACCGTCGCCGTGATGAACGGCGGCCGCGTCGAGCAGCTGGGCGCCCCCGCCGAGCTCTACGAGAACCCGCGGACCACCTTCGTCGCCAACTTCCTCGGCACTTCCAACCTGATCCAGACCTCCGTGGAGTCCGCCGGCACCGACGTCGTCGTCACGGCCTCCGGCGCCACCCTCCGACTGCCCGCCGCCCGGTGCTCGACCACGCCCAGAGCCGGCGGGCACCTGCTGGTCGGCGTCCGCCCGGAGAAGATCTCCCTGGTCCCGGCCGAAGAGGGGCAGGCCGTCGCGACCGGCCGCAACAAGATCACCGGACGGATCGCCGCCTCCTCCTTCATCGGCGTCTCCACCCAGTTCGTCATCGACAGCCCGGTCTGCGCCGAGCTGGAGGTCTACGTCCAGAACGTCGAGCGCGACGCCCGCCTGGTCCCGGGAGCCGAGGTCGTCCTGCACTGGAACCCGGAGCACACCTTCGGCCTCGACGCCGCACAGGACATGGACGCGGGCATCGAGACGGTCGAGGAGAGCGCGTGA
- a CDS encoding ABC transporter permease: protein MRTPLTWLRRNLVVIAGLATLAYMILPNVVVTVFSFNNPSGRFNYAWQEFSLDAWKDPCGVADMCGSLGLSLQIALWSTLAATALGTAIAFALVRYRFRARGAVNSLIFLPMAMPEIVMAASLLALFLNMGIQLGFWTILIAHIMFCLSFVVAAVKARVLSMDPRLEEAARDLYAGPVQTFLRVTLPIAAPGIAAGALLSFALSFDDFIITNFNSGNTVTFPMFVWGSAQRGTPVQINVIGTAMFVIAVLVVLAGQTVGNRRKKAQPK from the coding sequence ATGCGCACCCCCCTCACCTGGCTGCGGCGCAACCTGGTCGTGATCGCGGGCCTCGCCACGCTCGCGTACATGATCCTGCCGAACGTCGTCGTCACCGTCTTCTCCTTCAACAACCCCTCCGGGCGCTTCAACTACGCCTGGCAGGAGTTCTCGCTCGACGCGTGGAAGGACCCCTGCGGCGTCGCCGACATGTGCGGCTCCCTCGGGCTCTCGCTCCAGATCGCCCTCTGGTCCACGCTCGCGGCGACCGCCCTCGGCACCGCCATCGCCTTCGCGCTGGTGCGCTACCGGTTCCGGGCGCGCGGCGCGGTCAACTCGCTGATCTTCCTGCCCATGGCCATGCCGGAGATCGTGATGGCCGCCTCCCTGCTCGCGCTCTTCCTCAACATGGGCATCCAGCTGGGCTTCTGGACGATCCTGATCGCCCACATCATGTTCTGCCTCAGCTTCGTCGTCGCCGCCGTAAAGGCCCGCGTCCTGTCCATGGACCCGCGGCTGGAGGAGGCCGCCCGGGACCTCTACGCCGGCCCGGTGCAGACCTTCCTGCGGGTGACCCTGCCCATCGCGGCACCGGGTATCGCGGCGGGCGCACTGCTCTCCTTCGCGCTCTCCTTCGACGACTTCATCATCACCAACTTCAACTCGGGCAACACCGTCACCTTCCCCATGTTCGTGTGGGGCTCGGCCCAGCGCGGTACGCCCGTGCAGATCAACGTCATCGGCACGGCGATGTTCGTCATCGCGGTGCTGGTGGTCCTCGCCGGCCAGACCGTCGGCAACCGCCGCAAGAAGGCACAACCGAAGTAG
- a CDS encoding NADAR family protein: MEMIDDLIKQVSRGERLKYLPFWGHRPRPDGKLGPSCLSQWWPSSFTVGDVRYATAEHWMMAGKARLFGDSEAERAAVAASSPAEAKKVGRLVRGFDNATWERERFALVVEGSVHKFGSDPALRAYLLGTGDRVLVEASPMDRIWGIGLAADDERALDPARWRGLNLLGFALMEARTRLREGAADGSGGGDPGAA, encoded by the coding sequence ATGGAGATGATCGACGACCTGATCAAGCAGGTCAGCCGTGGTGAGCGACTGAAGTACCTGCCGTTCTGGGGGCACCGGCCGCGGCCCGACGGCAAGCTCGGTCCGAGCTGCCTGAGCCAGTGGTGGCCGTCCTCGTTCACCGTCGGTGACGTCCGCTATGCGACGGCCGAGCACTGGATGATGGCCGGCAAGGCCCGGCTGTTCGGGGACTCCGAGGCCGAGCGCGCCGCGGTTGCGGCGAGCAGCCCGGCCGAGGCGAAGAAGGTCGGACGGCTGGTGCGCGGCTTCGACAACGCGACGTGGGAGCGGGAGCGGTTCGCCCTCGTCGTGGAGGGCAGCGTGCACAAGTTCGGCTCCGACCCGGCGCTGCGCGCCTACCTGCTGGGCACCGGGGACCGGGTGCTGGTGGAGGCGAGCCCGATGGACCGGATCTGGGGCATCGGACTGGCCGCCGACGACGAGCGCGCCCTGGATCCGGCGCGCTGGCGCGGGCTGAACCTGCTGGGCTTCGCGCTGATGGAGGCCCGGACGCGGCTGCGCGAAGGCGCTGCGGACGGCTCGGGCGGCGGGGATCCGGGCGCGGCGTAA
- a CDS encoding polyamine ABC transporter substrate-binding protein, producing MEQYEPDRLSAAQLAAMRRSIGSGRGALTRRSLLRASGVGALTLGGVSTLAGCGIPPAKREGDAAAASDDHSDREKEINFSNWTEYMDTSEDEKSRPTLEEFTKRTGIEVKYTEDINDNVEFFGKIKPQLAAGQDTGRDLIVVTDWLAARIIRLGWAQKLDPSHLPHAYANLSPQFRSPDWDPGRAYSYPWTGISTVIAYNEKATGGKKVDSVTQMLDDPSLKGRVGFLTEMRDSVGMTMLDQGKNPASFTDADFDEAVGRLQKGVDKNQIRRFTGNDYTSDLDKGDLAACLAWAGDVIQLQAGNPDIKFAIPAAGYITSSDNLLVPVKARHKANAERLIDYYYELPVAAQLAAYISYVCPVEGVGDELAKIDPELAENTLIVPDKAMTAKSHAFRSLTSEEETAYEEKFAKLIGA from the coding sequence ATGGAGCAGTACGAGCCCGACCGCCTCTCGGCGGCGCAACTCGCCGCGATGCGGCGCAGCATCGGCAGCGGCCGCGGCGCCCTCACCCGCCGCTCGCTGCTTCGCGCCTCCGGAGTCGGAGCGCTCACCCTCGGCGGCGTGTCCACCCTCGCGGGGTGCGGCATCCCGCCCGCCAAGCGGGAGGGCGACGCGGCCGCCGCCTCCGACGACCACTCGGACCGGGAGAAGGAGATCAACTTCTCCAACTGGACCGAGTACATGGACACCAGCGAGGACGAGAAGTCACGTCCCACCCTGGAGGAGTTCACCAAGCGGACCGGGATAGAGGTCAAGTACACCGAGGACATCAACGACAACGTCGAGTTCTTCGGCAAGATCAAACCGCAGCTCGCGGCCGGCCAGGACACCGGCCGCGACCTGATCGTCGTCACCGACTGGCTCGCCGCGCGCATCATCCGCCTCGGCTGGGCGCAGAAGCTCGACCCCTCCCACCTGCCGCACGCCTACGCCAACCTCTCCCCGCAGTTCCGCAGCCCCGACTGGGACCCGGGCCGCGCCTACAGCTACCCCTGGACCGGCATCTCCACCGTCATCGCCTACAACGAGAAGGCGACCGGCGGGAAGAAGGTGGACTCCGTCACGCAGATGCTCGACGACCCCTCCCTCAAGGGCCGCGTCGGCTTCCTGACGGAGATGCGCGACAGCGTCGGCATGACCATGCTCGACCAGGGCAAGAACCCCGCCTCCTTCACGGACGCGGACTTCGACGAGGCGGTCGGCCGGCTCCAGAAGGGCGTGGACAAGAACCAGATCCGGCGCTTCACGGGCAACGACTACACCTCCGACCTGGACAAGGGCGACCTCGCCGCCTGTCTGGCCTGGGCGGGCGACGTCATCCAGCTCCAGGCCGGCAACCCCGACATCAAGTTCGCCATCCCCGCCGCCGGCTACATCACCTCCAGCGACAACCTGCTGGTCCCCGTCAAGGCCCGGCACAAGGCCAACGCGGAACGCCTCATCGACTACTACTACGAGCTCCCGGTCGCCGCGCAGCTCGCCGCGTACATCAGCTACGTCTGCCCCGTCGAGGGCGTGGGCGACGAGCTGGCGAAGATCGACCCCGAGCTCGCCGAGAACACCCTGATCGTCCCGGACAAGGCGATGACCGCCAAGTCCCACGCCTTCCGCTCCCTCACCAGCGAGGAAGAGACGGCGTACGAGGAGAAGTTCGCCAAGCTCATCGGCGCGTGA
- a CDS encoding ABC transporter permease, which yields MTATAAPPQAPAPTEPPVHRPALRKRLVPYWLLLPGMLWLLVFFVLPMVYQASTSVQTGSLEEGFEVTWHFETYWDAFTEYLPQFLRSLLYAGTATALCLLLGYPLAYLIAFKAGRWRNLLLVLVIAPFFTSFLIRTLAWKTILADGGPVVAGLNAIGFLDVTSWLGMTEGNRVLATPLAVVCGLTYNFLPFMILPLYSSLERIDTRLHEAAGDLYARPATVFRKVTFPLSMPGVVSGTLLTFIPASGDYVNAELLGSTDTRMIGNVIQSQYLRILDYPTAAALSFILMAIVLIMVTIYIRRAGTEDLV from the coding sequence GTGACCGCCACCGCCGCGCCGCCCCAGGCGCCCGCCCCCACCGAACCCCCCGTCCACCGGCCGGCCCTGCGCAAGCGGCTGGTCCCGTACTGGCTGCTGCTCCCCGGCATGCTGTGGCTGCTGGTCTTCTTCGTCCTGCCGATGGTCTACCAGGCCTCCACCTCGGTGCAGACCGGCTCCCTCGAAGAGGGCTTCGAGGTCACCTGGCACTTCGAGACCTACTGGGACGCCTTCACCGAGTACCTGCCGCAGTTCCTGCGCTCCCTGCTGTACGCCGGCACCGCCACCGCGCTGTGCCTGCTGCTCGGGTACCCGCTCGCCTACCTGATCGCCTTCAAGGCGGGCCGCTGGCGCAACCTGCTCCTGGTCCTGGTGATCGCGCCGTTCTTCACCAGCTTCCTGATCCGCACGCTGGCCTGGAAGACGATCCTGGCCGACGGCGGACCGGTGGTCGCCGGCCTCAACGCGATCGGCTTCCTCGACGTCACCAGCTGGCTCGGCATGACCGAGGGGAACCGGGTGCTGGCCACGCCGCTCGCGGTTGTCTGCGGCCTGACGTACAACTTCCTCCCCTTCATGATCCTGCCGCTGTACTCCTCGCTGGAGCGCATCGACACCCGCCTCCACGAGGCGGCCGGGGACCTGTACGCCCGCCCCGCCACGGTCTTCCGGAAGGTCACCTTCCCGCTCTCGATGCCGGGCGTGGTCTCCGGGACCCTGCTCACCTTCATCCCGGCGAGCGGCGACTACGTCAACGCCGAACTCCTCGGCTCCACGGACACCCGGATGATCGGCAACGTCATCCAGTCGCAGTACCTGCGGATCCTCGACTACCCGACGGCGGCCGCGCTGTCCTTCATTCTCATGGCCATCGTGCTGATCATGGTCACCATCTACATCCGCCGAGCGGGGACGGAGGACCTGGTCTGA
- a CDS encoding gamma-aminobutyraldehyde dehydrogenase: MGNRFQVRDRFAGGAQYIDGKLRAGTSGRSHTVVDPATGEEVLTYELAGTEDVDEAVAAARRAFPAWSGATPGERSDALHRLAAVLAEQAGDFAYAESLQCGKPLKLSTEFDVPGTIDNTAFFAGAARHLQGQAAAEYSGDHTSYVRREAIGVVGSIAPWNYPLQMAAWKILPAIAAGNTIVLKPAELTPLTSLMFAQAAKDAGLPDGVINIVTGAGRDAGEHLVGHPDVVMTSFTGSTAVGKRVAEIATATVKRLHLELGGKAPFVVFDDADLEAAAHGAVAACLINTGQDCTAATRAYVQRPLHDAFTTRVAELMETVRLGDPFAPGTDLGPLVSHAQRDRVAGFVERARGYATVVTGGEAPGGELAAGAYYRPTLITGAAQDSEVVQSEIFGPVLVVLPFDSDDEGIALANDTPYGLAASAWSRDLYRANRATREIKAGCVWVNDHIPIISEMPHGGYKASGFGKDMSAYSFEEYTQVKHVMFDNTAVAAKDWHRTIFGDR; the protein is encoded by the coding sequence ATGGGCAACCGCTTCCAGGTCAGAGACCGCTTCGCAGGCGGCGCGCAGTACATCGACGGAAAGCTCCGGGCCGGGACCTCCGGCCGGTCACACACCGTGGTCGACCCGGCCACCGGCGAGGAGGTCCTGACCTACGAGCTGGCCGGCACCGAGGACGTCGACGAGGCCGTCGCCGCCGCCCGGCGGGCCTTCCCGGCCTGGTCCGGCGCCACCCCCGGCGAGCGCTCCGACGCCCTGCACCGGCTGGCCGCCGTACTGGCCGAGCAGGCAGGGGACTTCGCATACGCCGAGTCCCTCCAGTGCGGCAAGCCGCTCAAGCTGTCCACGGAGTTCGACGTACCGGGGACCATCGACAACACCGCCTTCTTCGCGGGCGCCGCCCGCCACCTCCAGGGGCAGGCCGCCGCTGAGTACTCGGGCGACCACACCTCCTACGTACGCCGCGAGGCCATCGGGGTCGTCGGCTCCATCGCCCCCTGGAACTACCCGCTCCAGATGGCCGCCTGGAAGATCCTCCCGGCGATCGCGGCCGGCAACACCATCGTGCTCAAGCCCGCCGAGCTCACCCCGCTGACCTCCCTGATGTTCGCCCAGGCGGCCAAGGACGCCGGCCTGCCCGACGGCGTGATCAACATCGTCACCGGCGCCGGCCGCGACGCCGGAGAGCACCTGGTGGGCCACCCCGACGTGGTGATGACCTCCTTCACCGGCTCCACCGCCGTCGGCAAGCGGGTCGCGGAGATCGCCACCGCCACCGTCAAGCGCCTGCACCTGGAGCTCGGCGGCAAGGCCCCCTTCGTCGTCTTCGACGACGCCGACCTGGAGGCCGCCGCGCACGGCGCCGTCGCCGCCTGCCTGATCAACACCGGCCAGGACTGCACCGCCGCGACCCGGGCCTACGTACAGCGCCCCCTGCACGACGCCTTCACCACCCGGGTCGCCGAGCTGATGGAGACCGTCCGCCTGGGCGACCCCTTCGCGCCCGGCACCGACCTCGGCCCGCTGGTCTCACACGCCCAGCGCGACCGCGTCGCCGGCTTCGTCGAGCGCGCCCGCGGCTACGCCACCGTCGTCACCGGCGGCGAGGCCCCGGGCGGCGAGCTCGCCGCCGGCGCGTACTACCGGCCCACCCTGATCACCGGCGCCGCCCAGGACAGCGAGGTGGTCCAGTCGGAGATCTTCGGCCCCGTCCTCGTGGTGCTGCCCTTCGACAGCGACGACGAGGGCATCGCACTGGCCAACGACACCCCGTACGGACTCGCGGCCTCCGCCTGGAGCCGCGACCTCTACCGGGCGAACCGCGCCACCCGCGAGATCAAGGCGGGCTGCGTGTGGGTCAACGACCACATCCCGATCATCAGCGAGATGCCCCACGGCGGCTACAAGGCGAGCGGCTTCGGAAAGGACATGTCCGCCTACTCCTTCGAGGAGTACACGCAGGTCAAGCACGTGATGTTCGACAATACGGCGGTCGCCGCGAAGGACTGGCACCGCACGATCTTCGGGGACCGATAA